A section of the Ovis canadensis isolate MfBH-ARS-UI-01 breed Bighorn chromosome 1, ARS-UI_OviCan_v2, whole genome shotgun sequence genome encodes:
- the LOC138426543 gene encoding NTF2-related export protein 2 → MAMAVEFKTYVDQACRAAEEFVNIYYETMDKRRRALTRLYLDKATLIWNGNIVTGLEALANFFDMLPSSEFQVNMLDCQPVHEQATQAQTTFLVVTSGTVKFDGNKQHYFNQNFLLTAQTTANNTAWKIASDCFRFQDWAAI, encoded by the coding sequence ATGGCCATGGCTGTGGAATTTAAAACTTATGTAGATCAGGCATGCAGAGCTGCTGAGGAATTTGTCAATATTTACTATGAGACAATGGACAAAAGAAGACGGGCACTAACCAGGCTGTATCTGGACAAGGCCACTTTAATATGGAATGGAAATATTGTTACAGGGCTGGAAGCCCTAGCCAATTTTTTTGACATGTTGCCTTCTAGTGAATTCCAGGTCAATATGTTAGATTGCCAGCCAGTTCATGAGCAAGCTACTCAGGCCCAAACCACATTTCTTGTTGTGACCAGTGGAACTGTGAAGTTTGATGGCAACAAGCAACACTACTTCAACCAGAACTTCCTGCTGACCGCTCAGACTACTGCTAACAATACCGCGTGGAAGATTGCAAGTGACTGTTTCCGTTTTCAAGATTGGGCTGCTATTTAA